In Desulfatiglans anilini DSM 4660, a single genomic region encodes these proteins:
- the mtnA gene encoding S-methyl-5-thioribose-1-phosphate isomerase has protein sequence MIPTIQWDNDHIRMIDQRKLPARVEWFVARNYRDVIKAIQRMVIRGAPAIGVAAAMGLAMGGRTIKAGTYGPFMRRLQAMAAEMAEARPTAVNLRWALERMLRLAEGMSLEPVDVIKAALRAEADRILAEDIAVNQSIGRHGASLVPDEATILTHCNAGSLATGGYGTALGVIRAARDAGKTVRVYADETRPWLQGLRLTAYEMMEEGIPVWVIADNAAGSFMRQGRIQLVVTGADRIAANGDVANKIGTYQVAVLAKENGIPFYVAAPLSTIDPAIPDGDHIPVEERDPAEICQVGGKCVGPQGVAALNPAFDITPARYVKAIITEKGILYPPYSDTLKRVLEGA, from the coding sequence ATGATCCCCACCATCCAGTGGGACAACGACCATATCCGTATGATCGACCAGCGGAAGCTTCCGGCCCGGGTCGAATGGTTCGTTGCCCGAAACTACCGCGACGTCATCAAGGCCATCCAGCGGATGGTGATCCGAGGGGCGCCGGCGATCGGCGTTGCCGCCGCCATGGGTCTTGCCATGGGCGGGCGAACCATCAAGGCCGGAACCTACGGTCCCTTCATGCGGCGTTTGCAGGCGATGGCGGCCGAGATGGCGGAAGCGCGTCCGACGGCGGTCAATCTGCGCTGGGCGTTAGAACGGATGCTCCGTCTGGCCGAGGGGATGTCCCTGGAGCCCGTGGACGTGATCAAGGCCGCCCTGCGTGCGGAAGCCGACCGGATCCTGGCTGAGGATATCGCCGTCAATCAGTCCATCGGGAGGCACGGGGCATCATTGGTACCCGATGAGGCCACCATCTTGACCCATTGCAACGCGGGATCACTGGCGACGGGCGGCTACGGAACGGCCCTCGGTGTGATCCGCGCAGCCCGGGATGCGGGAAAGACGGTTCGGGTCTATGCGGACGAGACGAGGCCCTGGCTGCAGGGGCTGCGTCTTACGGCCTACGAAATGATGGAAGAAGGCATCCCGGTGTGGGTCATCGCCGACAACGCCGCCGGTTCATTCATGCGGCAAGGCCGGATCCAACTGGTCGTCACAGGGGCCGACCGTATCGCGGCCAACGGTGATGTGGCGAACAAGATCGGCACCTACCAGGTGGCGGTCCTGGCCAAAGAGAACGGCATCCCCTTCTATGTGGCCGCCCCTCTTTCCACCATCGATCCAGCGATCCCCGACGGGGACCACATCCCGGTGGAAGAAAGAGATCCGGCGGAGATCTGCCAGGTGGGTGGAAAATGTGTCGGCCCGCAGGGTGTCGCCGCGCTGAACCCGGCTTTCGACATCACACCGGCGCGCTATGTCAAGGCGATCATCACTGAAAAAGGCATCCTTTACCCGCCTTACTCGGACACCCTCAAGAGGGTGTTGGAGGGCGCCTAG
- a CDS encoding DUF1611 domain-containing protein: MMETFPEGRAVVYCQGAFNTPNGKTAHGLVRRTERYQVLSVVDARFDGEDAGLILDGRQNGVKVFAGLPAAVAAASAEGMPATHCVMGLAPDGGRLSPEARRDMQTALELGLNVDSGLHDLLTEDPELVAAAARAGVRIRDIRKTPPRRSLHFFSGRIEEVASLKVALLGTDSAVGKRTTAWILIDALRAAGCRCELIGTGQTAWMQGVRYGLIMDALINDFVAGEIEHAVLSAWDEVRPDVIVIEGQGSLMNPAYPGGLEILAAGRPDVVVLQHAPARKEYDGFPGYPIHPLKTQIQAVELLSSRPVAAVTLNREGLDEAGIQAAIEAVTRETGLPAMEVLYHRPEPLLAALKPYLRKV, translated from the coding sequence ATGATGGAGACCTTTCCGGAAGGCCGTGCCGTCGTCTACTGCCAGGGGGCCTTCAACACCCCGAACGGCAAGACGGCCCACGGGCTCGTGCGCAGGACCGAACGCTACCAGGTCCTTTCGGTGGTGGACGCGCGCTTCGACGGGGAAGATGCCGGGCTGATCCTCGACGGCCGTCAGAACGGGGTGAAGGTCTTTGCCGGCCTCCCCGCGGCCGTGGCCGCCGCGTCGGCTGAGGGGATGCCGGCGACGCATTGCGTCATGGGGCTTGCGCCCGACGGGGGGCGCTTGAGCCCGGAGGCGCGCCGGGACATGCAAACCGCCCTCGAACTCGGGCTCAACGTGGATTCGGGGCTGCACGATCTCTTGACCGAAGACCCGGAGCTCGTTGCCGCCGCCGCCCGGGCGGGCGTCCGGATCCGGGATATCCGAAAGACGCCCCCGCGCAGGAGCCTCCATTTTTTCAGCGGCCGCATCGAGGAGGTCGCATCCCTCAAGGTCGCCCTTCTGGGGACCGATTCGGCGGTCGGGAAACGGACGACGGCCTGGATCCTGATCGACGCCTTGAGGGCGGCCGGCTGCCGGTGCGAACTGATCGGCACCGGCCAGACCGCCTGGATGCAGGGGGTGCGCTACGGGTTGATCATGGATGCGCTCATCAACGATTTCGTGGCCGGCGAGATCGAACACGCGGTGTTGTCGGCCTGGGACGAGGTCCGCCCGGACGTCATCGTGATCGAGGGGCAGGGTTCGCTCATGAACCCGGCCTATCCGGGAGGGCTGGAAATCCTGGCCGCGGGCCGCCCGGACGTGGTGGTGCTGCAGCACGCCCCGGCCCGGAAGGAGTACGACGGGTTTCCGGGGTACCCGATCCATCCCCTGAAGACGCAGATCCAGGCGGTGGAACTCCTGAGCTCACGGCCCGTGGCGGCCGTGACCCTGAACCGCGAAGGGCTGGACGAGGCGGGAATACAGGCGGCCATCGAGGCGGTCACCCGGGAGACCGGTCTGCCGGCGATGGAGGTGCTTTACCACCGGCCCGAACCTCTGCTGGCGGCCTTGAAGCCTTATTTGCGCAAGGTGTGA
- a CDS encoding pyridoxal-phosphate dependent enzyme — MNEDLKPEFFLLDGATPQSPIIPPELDVQTRIASDHGRPLPDRLEAFEDIMDSEIGDTNLSRARNIEREYGLRQIYLKFEGGNPTGTQKDRIAFAQAMDALRRRFEIITTATCGNYGVATALAASVVGVGCIVYIPEGYHTGRVKEMVDHGAEIVRVPGDYEAAVMASRRFAEGDDIYDANPGGANSGLQMRAYGEIAYEIYDELRDAPAAVAVPVSNGTTLAGIYRGFLSLYRRGKTSRMPRMVAGSSFGKNPIVKAYMKNTPGCEDLAPARIRETAVNEPLINWHAIDGDEALLAVRKTGGWAGYASDRGMTSCSGLLRRREGLNVLPASTVGLIVLLDRHQKTKLPGDRYVVILTGRK; from the coding sequence ATGAATGAAGACTTGAAACCGGAGTTTTTCCTCCTTGACGGGGCGACGCCCCAGTCACCGATCATCCCCCCGGAACTCGACGTCCAGACAAGGATCGCCTCCGATCACGGCCGCCCGCTGCCGGATCGCCTCGAGGCCTTCGAAGACATCATGGACAGCGAGATCGGTGACACCAACCTTTCGAGGGCGCGCAACATCGAACGGGAGTACGGGCTGCGTCAGATCTACCTCAAGTTCGAGGGGGGCAATCCCACCGGCACCCAGAAGGACCGGATCGCCTTCGCCCAGGCGATGGATGCGCTTCGCAGACGGTTCGAGATCATTACAACGGCCACCTGCGGCAACTACGGCGTCGCCACAGCGCTGGCGGCCTCGGTGGTCGGCGTAGGCTGCATCGTCTATATCCCCGAGGGTTATCACACCGGCAGAGTAAAAGAGATGGTCGACCACGGCGCCGAAATCGTCCGGGTGCCCGGGGACTACGAGGCGGCGGTCATGGCCTCGCGCCGCTTCGCCGAGGGGGACGACATCTATGACGCCAACCCGGGCGGGGCCAACTCGGGGCTCCAGATGCGGGCGTACGGGGAGATCGCCTACGAGATCTACGACGAGCTGCGCGACGCGCCGGCCGCCGTTGCTGTGCCTGTGTCGAACGGCACGACCCTGGCCGGGATCTACCGCGGGTTTCTGAGCCTTTACCGCCGGGGGAAGACCTCGCGGATGCCCCGGATGGTGGCGGGTTCATCGTTCGGGAAGAACCCGATCGTCAAGGCCTATATGAAAAACACGCCGGGATGCGAAGACCTCGCGCCCGCGCGGATCCGCGAGACGGCGGTGAACGAGCCGCTCATCAACTGGCACGCGATCGACGGGGACGAGGCGCTTTTGGCCGTCCGGAAGACGGGGGGGTGGGCCGGCTACGCGAGCGACCGCGGGATGACCTCCTGCTCCGGCCTCCTGCGGCGGCGGGAGGGATTGAATGTCCTGCCGGCCTCCACGGTCGGGTTGATCGTTCTTCTGGACCGCCACCAGAAGACGAAACTGCCGGGGGACCGCTACGTGGTCATTCTGACGGGGAGAAAATGA
- the speD gene encoding adenosylmethionine decarboxylase, with protein MTSLLDLVLIDLYECDRESLMDTGRIREGMLEAARIMGAEVVGDSFHTFEPWGVSGTVTIAESHLAVHTWPEYDFAAVTFETCGQHMDHKKAYNYLIGFFHARKPRITQQKRGFIESAENTVLPYKQVVG; from the coding sequence GTGACATCACTGCTTGATCTTGTATTGATCGATTTGTATGAGTGTGATCGCGAGAGCCTCATGGATACCGGACGGATCCGGGAAGGGATGCTCGAGGCCGCCAGGATCATGGGCGCCGAAGTGGTGGGCGACTCTTTTCACACCTTTGAGCCGTGGGGTGTCAGCGGGACCGTGACGATCGCGGAATCCCACCTTGCGGTTCACACGTGGCCGGAATATGATTTCGCCGCGGTCACATTCGAAACGTGCGGTCAACATATGGACCACAAAAAGGCCTACAATTATCTGATCGGGTTCTTCCATGCGCGGAAGCCCAGAATCACGCAGCAGAAACGGGGCTTTATCGAGTCCGCTGAAAACACCGTGCTGCCTTATAAGCAGGTGGTGGGCTGA
- a CDS encoding acetate--CoA ligase family protein — protein MNLITEALERGESTLSEHASKQLLAAYGIPVTREVEVLRPEDLAGALDEVGFPMVLKACGARFTHKTERGLVRVDLRTREEALRAFEAIWPEAEQAAGSVLVQEMVGGRRELVAGLTRDPQFGPCVMFGLGGIFTEILRDVVFRVAPVTERDAQDMFSEIKGRRILDAVRGMPPADRDHLARILIALGRIGLEHPRVKEIDVNPLILDAERPVAVDALVVLGD, from the coding sequence GTGAATCTGATCACAGAAGCACTGGAAAGGGGTGAGAGCACCCTGTCCGAGCATGCATCCAAGCAGTTGCTCGCCGCCTACGGCATCCCCGTGACCCGCGAGGTGGAAGTCCTCCGTCCGGAGGATCTGGCTGGCGCCCTTGACGAGGTCGGGTTTCCCATGGTTTTGAAGGCCTGCGGGGCCCGTTTCACCCACAAGACCGAAAGGGGGCTCGTCCGGGTGGACCTGCGCACGAGGGAAGAAGCGCTCCGGGCCTTCGAAGCGATCTGGCCCGAGGCGGAACAGGCTGCCGGCTCTGTCCTTGTACAAGAAATGGTGGGCGGCCGGAGGGAACTGGTCGCAGGCCTGACCCGCGACCCGCAGTTCGGCCCCTGCGTGATGTTCGGTTTAGGCGGCATCTTCACCGAGATCCTGCGCGACGTCGTTTTCCGGGTGGCGCCTGTTACGGAACGGGATGCGCAGGACATGTTCTCCGAGATCAAGGGGCGGCGCATCCTCGATGCGGTGCGCGGGATGCCGCCGGCCGACCGTGATCACTTGGCGCGCATCCTGATCGCGCTGGGCCGGATCGGACTCGAGCACCCTCGCGTGAAGGAAATCGATGTGAACCCTCTCATCCTCGATGCTGAGCGGCCGGTGGCCGTGGATGCCCTCGTCGTCCTGGGGGACTAG
- a CDS encoding branched-chain amino acid aminotransferase, with product MEISVNRLSPDKLKKRPADESKLGFGDIFSDHMFMMDYEAGKGWINPRIEPYGPLSIDPAAMAIHYGQQIFEGLKAYRGREDGVYLFRPRENFERMNRSALRLCMPEIPIEEAMAGMKSLVLLDREWIPRSPGTSLYIRPTMFATEPHLGVRPARSYLFYVIIGPVGAYYKEGLNPVKIYVEDRYVRAARGGTGEAKTAGNYAASLLAAEKAKEKGFTQVLWLDAAERKYVEEVGTMNMFFVIDDEVLTAPLDGSILPGVTRDSVLRIVRDWGLKVTERALAIDEVVAAAKSGRLKEAFGTGTAAVISPVGQITFKGEDHIVAGGKMGTLSQRLYDEIVGIQYGEREDRYGWLERID from the coding sequence ATGGAAATCAGTGTCAATCGGTTGAGCCCGGACAAGCTCAAGAAGCGGCCGGCGGATGAATCCAAATTGGGGTTCGGGGATATTTTTTCGGACCACATGTTCATGATGGACTACGAAGCGGGCAAGGGGTGGATCAACCCGCGGATCGAACCTTACGGGCCGCTCTCCATCGACCCTGCAGCCATGGCGATCCATTACGGCCAGCAGATCTTCGAAGGTCTCAAGGCCTACCGCGGGCGCGAGGACGGGGTGTATCTCTTCAGGCCCCGGGAAAATTTCGAACGGATGAACCGTTCGGCCCTGCGGCTTTGCATGCCTGAAATTCCGATCGAGGAAGCGATGGCCGGCATGAAATCGCTGGTCCTTCTCGATCGGGAATGGATACCGCGTTCTCCCGGCACCTCGCTTTACATCCGCCCGACCATGTTTGCAACGGAGCCCCACCTCGGTGTGCGGCCCGCCAGGTCTTACCTGTTCTACGTCATCATCGGACCCGTGGGCGCCTATTACAAAGAGGGTCTCAACCCGGTCAAGATCTACGTCGAGGATCGCTATGTCCGGGCGGCCCGGGGCGGGACAGGTGAGGCGAAAACCGCCGGGAACTATGCCGCGAGCCTGCTGGCCGCCGAAAAGGCCAAGGAGAAGGGCTTTACTCAGGTCCTGTGGCTGGATGCCGCAGAGCGCAAATATGTCGAGGAAGTCGGAACGATGAACATGTTTTTCGTCATCGACGACGAGGTGCTCACGGCCCCGCTGGACGGGAGCATCCTGCCTGGAGTGACGCGTGACTCGGTTCTGCGGATCGTGCGCGATTGGGGTCTGAAGGTCACCGAGCGGGCGCTCGCTATCGATGAAGTGGTGGCCGCCGCGAAAAGCGGACGTCTGAAAGAGGCCTTCGGGACAGGTACCGCGGCGGTGATCTCTCCGGTCGGCCAGATTACCTTCAAGGGCGAAGACCATATCGTGGCCGGCGGAAAAATGGGGACGCTCTCCCAGCGGCTCTATGACGAGATCGTCGGCATCCAGTACGGTGAGCGGGAGGACCGCTACGGCTGGCTCGAGCGTATCGACTGA
- a CDS encoding YkgJ family cysteine cluster protein: MKKESPLDLPRNVLAAYAMLDDEALRFQGLTRLSCPPGCGACCRSQTVEATVLEVLPLAQEIFRRGEEDHIADAIEGKEKEGRFDCVLYQADDDTGTQGRCRYYRFRALVCRLFGFAARRRKTGDFEFSTCRRIRESSPHEIRRAETAIANEILPPVYQDAFFRIAVLDPARGFRRLPINTALKEALIEMYWTSPRHLTPSQASSF; the protein is encoded by the coding sequence ATGAAAAAAGAGAGCCCGCTCGATCTTCCCCGGAATGTCCTGGCCGCCTATGCGATGCTGGACGATGAAGCCCTCCGTTTTCAAGGCCTCACAAGACTTTCCTGCCCCCCGGGGTGCGGGGCCTGCTGCCGGAGTCAGACGGTGGAGGCCACGGTCCTCGAAGTCCTCCCTTTGGCCCAGGAGATCTTTCGCAGAGGGGAGGAGGACCACATCGCCGATGCGATCGAGGGAAAAGAAAAGGAAGGGCGTTTCGACTGCGTCCTTTACCAGGCGGATGACGATACGGGAACCCAGGGCCGGTGCCGGTATTATCGTTTCAGGGCCCTGGTCTGCAGGCTTTTCGGCTTTGCCGCCCGTCGCCGCAAAACCGGGGATTTCGAGTTTTCGACCTGCAGACGGATCAGAGAATCCTCGCCCCATGAAATCAGGCGGGCGGAGACAGCCATCGCGAACGAGATCCTCCCTCCCGTCTACCAGGACGCCTTTTTCCGTATCGCCGTCCTCGATCCAGCCAGGGGATTTCGCAGACTGCCCATCAACACCGCCCTGAAGGAGGCCCTTATAGAAATGTACTGGACCTCCCCGAGGCACCTGACGCCCTCTCAGGCATCCTCCTTCTGA
- a CDS encoding anion transporter, with protein sequence MDVGVLIVFGLVYAGMMLGRVPGLALDRTGIALLGAIALLAMGRLDAQQAWDAVDVPTISLLLGLMVVSAQFRLGGFYAHVTRRLSAMTIGPGLFLGGVIGLSGILSALLANDIVCLAMTPVLVEGCGRRQWDPVPFLLALACAANVGSAATLIGNPQNMLIGQSLDLPFGRYALDAAVPVALGLVSVWLVIAWIYRGRWGKPGASTCEAGAPPFSLWQTVKGLGVLGCLVTAFLLAVWPRDVMALAAAGVLLTSRHMASRKVLALVDWQLLVLFAGLFVVNAAFQSSGLLGGLLRFLEGAGIDPSQPAWLFGITVVLSNLVSNVPATMLLLPVATHPQAGLILALSSTLAGNLILVGSIANLIVVGQAEQCGVRISWWAHARIGVPVTLLTLGISAVWLWTGA encoded by the coding sequence ATGGACGTCGGTGTGCTCATCGTTTTCGGACTGGTTTATGCGGGGATGATGCTCGGACGCGTGCCAGGCCTCGCCCTCGACCGGACAGGCATCGCGCTCCTCGGCGCCATCGCTCTGCTGGCCATGGGGCGCCTGGATGCGCAGCAGGCCTGGGATGCCGTGGATGTTCCGACCATCTCGCTCCTTCTGGGGCTCATGGTGGTGTCCGCGCAGTTCCGGCTGGGGGGTTTTTACGCCCACGTGACGCGCCGTCTTTCAGCAATGACGATCGGTCCGGGTCTCTTCCTCGGCGGCGTGATCGGACTGTCCGGCATCCTTTCGGCGCTCCTCGCGAACGACATCGTCTGCCTGGCCATGACCCCGGTCCTGGTGGAAGGCTGCGGACGCCGGCAGTGGGACCCGGTGCCTTTCCTGCTGGCGCTTGCCTGCGCCGCCAATGTCGGGTCGGCGGCGACCCTCATCGGAAATCCGCAGAACATGCTGATCGGGCAGTCGCTCGACCTTCCGTTTGGACGATACGCCCTGGACGCGGCGGTGCCTGTGGCCCTCGGACTGGTCAGCGTGTGGCTGGTGATCGCCTGGATTTACAGGGGACGGTGGGGGAAGCCCGGTGCATCGACCTGCGAAGCGGGGGCCCCTCCTTTCAGCCTTTGGCAGACGGTCAAAGGCCTGGGCGTGCTCGGCTGCCTGGTGACGGCCTTCCTTCTGGCCGTGTGGCCCCGGGATGTCATGGCCCTCGCTGCGGCCGGCGTCCTTCTCACCAGCCGGCACATGGCCTCGCGCAAAGTCCTCGCCCTGGTGGACTGGCAGTTGCTGGTGCTCTTCGCCGGACTGTTCGTGGTGAACGCCGCCTTCCAGTCATCCGGTCTGCTCGGCGGCCTGCTCCGGTTCCTGGAAGGGGCCGGCATCGATCCGTCACAGCCTGCCTGGCTCTTCGGCATCACCGTCGTCCTGTCGAACCTGGTGTCGAACGTCCCGGCGACGATGCTTCTCCTCCCCGTCGCCACCCATCCCCAGGCGGGCCTCATCCTCGCGCTCAGCAGCACGCTGGCGGGCAACCTGATTCTGGTGGGGAGCATTGCGAACCTGATCGTCGTAGGACAGGCCGAGCAGTGCGGCGTCCGGATCTCCTGGTGGGCGCACGCCCGGATCGGCGTCCCGGTGACCCTCTTGACGCTCGGCATCAGCGCTGTGTGGCTTTGGACGGGCGCGTAG
- a CDS encoding glycogen-binding domain-containing protein codes for MAKASVKKKSTAGRRKVTVFLEAPDAQEVFLIGDFNQWNTANYPMKPDKDGLWSRTLMLEPGTYEYKFIVDGEWQNDPANAQACKNCFGTFNNVLAVSPK; via the coding sequence GTGGCGAAGGCGAGTGTGAAAAAGAAGAGTACGGCGGGCAGGCGCAAGGTCACCGTTTTTCTGGAGGCCCCTGACGCGCAAGAGGTGTTTCTGATCGGAGATTTCAACCAGTGGAACACCGCGAACTACCCCATGAAACCGGATAAGGACGGGTTGTGGTCGCGCACGCTGATGCTCGAGCCCGGGACCTATGAGTACAAGTTCATCGTAGACGGCGAGTGGCAGAACGATCCGGCCAATGCTCAAGCGTGCAAGAACTGTTTCGGCACCTTCAACAACGTATTGGCGGTATCTCCGAAATAG
- the tilS gene encoding tRNA lysidine(34) synthetase TilS, producing the protein MEKTRLFLKKIEKTILRFGMIEPGERILVAVSGGADSVCLLHVLHSLAGALRCELSVAHFDHGLRPAEDPEETVFAASLASSLNLACACGEPEVPLSPRTPSLEEQARLARYAFLEKIRSRFGAHRIALAHHMNDQAETVLMRLLRGSGTEGLAGMAPVRSGRFIRPLIEVSRGEIEAYLQMKGLPFMTDSSNRSLDPLRNRVRLELIPLLASFQPRIVERLAATAEILRLDHAFLKQCADKWIEERCGREPGRVRIPRAAFTSLPAGLQNHVIREIVRVVAKGSLRSVDIRHIDAVKAINAAPGSRGPLHLPNGIRAEVDPTHLIVSSQLEVPEECAFSYVLEEPGVCAVPEARTVLTLRLMQGADGVQLDGNPHREYFDADKIRFPLTVRSIRPGDRFRPLGMSGTRKVKNFLIDMKIPRSERRRIPVLTHRSDTEIVWVCGLRIDDRFKWTSGTKRVLEGTYLRQATALEGE; encoded by the coding sequence ATGGAAAAGACGCGCCTTTTCTTGAAGAAAATCGAAAAGACCATCCTGCGCTTCGGGATGATCGAGCCGGGGGAGCGTATTCTGGTCGCCGTCTCGGGGGGCGCTGATTCCGTCTGCCTCCTCCACGTCCTGCATTCGCTTGCAGGCGCCTTGCGCTGCGAGCTGTCCGTCGCCCACTTCGATCATGGGCTGCGCCCGGCTGAAGACCCCGAGGAGACCGTTTTCGCAGCCTCCCTGGCCTCCTCGCTCAACCTCGCGTGCGCATGCGGAGAGCCGGAGGTTCCCCTAAGCCCCCGCACACCGTCCCTCGAAGAACAGGCGCGCCTCGCCCGCTATGCCTTTCTGGAGAAAATCCGCAGCCGCTTCGGCGCCCACAGGATCGCCCTGGCCCACCACATGAACGACCAGGCGGAAACCGTCCTCATGCGCCTCCTCCGGGGAAGCGGGACCGAAGGGCTCGCCGGCATGGCGCCCGTCCGCAGCGGCCGATTCATCCGTCCGCTCATCGAGGTCAGCCGAGGGGAGATCGAAGCCTATCTGCAGATGAAGGGGCTCCCTTTCATGACGGACTCCTCCAATCGCTCGCTCGATCCCCTGCGAAACCGCGTCAGGCTGGAACTCATTCCCTTACTCGCCTCGTTTCAGCCCCGGATCGTCGAAAGGCTGGCTGCGACCGCCGAGATCCTCCGCCTGGACCACGCCTTTCTGAAACAGTGCGCGGACAAGTGGATCGAGGAGCGCTGCGGGCGTGAACCCGGCAGGGTAAGAATCCCAAGGGCCGCCTTCACTTCCCTGCCTGCCGGGCTTCAGAACCATGTCATCCGTGAGATCGTGAGGGTCGTTGCCAAGGGGAGTCTGCGAAGCGTGGATATCCGGCACATCGACGCGGTCAAGGCCATAAACGCCGCCCCCGGAAGCCGCGGGCCCCTGCACCTGCCCAACGGGATCCGGGCGGAGGTTGATCCCACGCACCTGATCGTAAGCTCCCAGCTGGAAGTTCCTGAGGAGTGCGCTTTTTCCTATGTCCTGGAAGAACCGGGCGTCTGTGCGGTGCCGGAGGCTCGAACGGTCTTGACCCTGCGGCTGATGCAGGGGGCCGATGGAGTGCAGCTGGACGGCAACCCGCACAGGGAATATTTCGACGCCGACAAAATCCGCTTTCCGCTCACCGTCAGGAGCATCCGGCCCGGGGATCGCTTCCGGCCGCTCGGCATGTCCGGAACGAGGAAGGTGAAGAATTTCCTGATCGACATGAAGATCCCCCGATCCGAAAGACGGCGAATCCCGGTGCTCACACACCGCTCAGACACGGAGATCGTCTGGGTCTGCGGACTCAGGATCGATGACCGGTTCAAATGGACTTCGGGGACGAAACGGGTTCTGGAAGGGACTTATCTGAGGCAGGCCACCGCCCTCGAGGGCGAATGA
- a CDS encoding acetate--CoA ligase family protein, whose product MSATSPTYDLDPLFRPRTVAVIGASDNPGKLGYHVMKSLIEGGFEGEILPVNAKAERVMGLAAYPSVEACPSRIDLGIVVVPAAAVPTVLEQCIRKKVGGLVLISAGFKEIEDPAGARQQEALKAMAVVNGIPVIGPNTFGMINLHHRLNASFTPEFSLAGKGGIALVSQSGGMSHLLAFLAMNAGIGFSKIIGLGNRLNLDFAEILPYLASDPDTRVIALYIEGLDEPRPLLEAAESVRGKKPVLVYKTGAASTGDQASMSHTGSLAGRHEIYSGAFHQAGMLTVDGSEAMLDLGKALNVCSLPRGGRIAILTGQAGPGMAAADACEALGLEIARFGSATQSEVDRLLPPLAMRTNPVDMGPAWYDSGAIQGIMRAVLEDEGVDGIILLMMYASANREVVPVLSGLLNEWRQRKPLVSCLVSPAGIWDEAVRELEEGRALANYPTPERAAEAMAGLCRYACLSNTEWRAL is encoded by the coding sequence ATGTCCGCCACCTCTCCGACCTATGATCTCGATCCTCTTTTCCGCCCTCGCACCGTGGCGGTGATCGGGGCATCCGACAACCCCGGCAAGCTGGGCTACCACGTCATGAAGAGTTTGATTGAAGGGGGCTTCGAGGGGGAGATCCTGCCGGTGAATGCCAAGGCGGAACGGGTCATGGGCCTGGCGGCCTACCCGTCCGTGGAGGCCTGCCCGTCGCGGATCGATCTGGGGATTGTCGTTGTGCCGGCTGCGGCGGTGCCGACTGTGCTCGAGCAGTGCATCCGGAAAAAGGTGGGGGGGCTGGTGCTCATTTCGGCCGGCTTCAAGGAAATCGAAGATCCGGCCGGGGCCCGGCAGCAGGAGGCCCTGAAGGCGATGGCCGTCGTGAACGGCATCCCGGTTATCGGTCCGAATACGTTTGGGATGATCAACCTCCACCACCGCTTGAATGCCTCTTTTACGCCCGAGTTTTCGCTTGCCGGCAAAGGGGGCATCGCCCTCGTGAGCCAGAGCGGCGGGATGTCCCATCTCCTTGCGTTCCTGGCCATGAACGCGGGGATCGGCTTCAGCAAGATCATCGGGTTGGGAAACCGTCTGAACCTGGACTTCGCCGAGATCCTGCCCTACCTGGCGTCCGATCCCGATACGAGGGTCATCGCGCTTTACATCGAAGGTCTGGATGAGCCGCGGCCGCTTCTGGAGGCGGCGGAATCCGTGCGGGGAAAGAAGCCTGTCCTCGTTTACAAGACCGGCGCCGCTTCCACGGGCGATCAGGCCTCGATGAGCCACACCGGAAGCCTGGCTGGACGCCACGAGATCTATTCGGGGGCCTTCCATCAGGCCGGGATGTTGACAGTCGACGGTTCCGAGGCCATGCTGGATCTCGGGAAGGCGCTCAACGTCTGTTCCCTGCCCCGAGGTGGCCGGATTGCGATCCTGACCGGGCAGGCAGGGCCAGGCATGGCGGCCGCTGATGCCTGCGAGGCCCTAGGTCTGGAGATCGCGCGGTTCGGATCCGCCACCCAGTCGGAGGTCGACCGGCTGCTGCCGCCGCTCGCGATGCGCACCAACCCTGTGGACATGGGGCCAGCCTGGTACGACAGCGGCGCGATCCAGGGGATTATGCGCGCCGTGCTCGAGGACGAGGGGGTGGACGGGATCATCCTCCTCATGATGTATGCCTCTGCCAACAGGGAGGTCGTCCCCGTCCTTTCAGGGCTTTTGAACGAGTGGCGGCAGAGGAAGCCGCTCGTGAGCTGCCTGGTTTCGCCGGCCGGCATCTGGGACGAGGCGGTCCGTGAGCTCGAAGAGGGCCGCGCCCTGGCGAATTACCCGACCCCGGAGAGGGCTGCCGAAGCCATGGCCGGGCTGTGCCGATATGCCTGTTTGTCGAATACCGAGTGGAGGGCATTGTGA